Proteins from a genomic interval of Aquabacterium sp. J223:
- a CDS encoding UPF0280 family protein: MPAARALLPDGRWHFHHGPMDIVLGADGEAAAVAAAHEAAWQRFRPLLDELVAELPALKAPVSADPCPLQGPVAAAMWRACRPHRSVFITPMAAVAGAVADALIAAYRRPGVRRAWANNGGDIALHLTPGATLTVGLFSDLARLDAERLRQGPQADRAFEVGHALPVRGVATSGWRGRSLSLGIADSVTVLAADAARADAVATVIANAVDVEHPGIRRRPAHEVKDGSDLGSLPVTVDVAALPSPLVHQALERGASCARTLIARGLVHAAVLVCQGRLRRCGPLDHADAPAPKLVQSLLNEH; the protein is encoded by the coding sequence ATGCCCGCCGCACGCGCGCTCCTGCCCGACGGCCGCTGGCACTTCCACCACGGCCCGATGGACATCGTCCTCGGCGCCGACGGCGAGGCCGCTGCGGTGGCCGCCGCGCATGAGGCCGCGTGGCAGCGCTTCCGTCCGCTGCTCGACGAACTGGTGGCCGAGCTGCCCGCCTTGAAGGCGCCGGTCTCGGCCGATCCTTGCCCGCTGCAGGGGCCGGTGGCCGCTGCGATGTGGCGCGCCTGCAGGCCGCACCGGTCGGTCTTCATCACGCCGATGGCGGCCGTGGCCGGTGCCGTGGCCGACGCGCTGATCGCCGCCTATCGTCGCCCGGGCGTGCGCCGCGCCTGGGCCAACAACGGCGGCGACATCGCCCTGCACCTGACCCCTGGCGCCACGCTGACGGTGGGCCTGTTCAGCGACCTGGCCCGGTTGGATGCCGAGCGGCTGCGCCAGGGTCCGCAGGCCGACCGCGCCTTCGAGGTCGGCCATGCCTTGCCCGTCCGCGGCGTGGCCACCAGCGGCTGGCGTGGCCGCAGCCTGTCGCTGGGCATCGCCGACAGCGTCACCGTGCTGGCGGCGGACGCGGCACGGGCCGACGCGGTCGCCACCGTCATCGCCAACGCGGTCGACGTCGAGCACCCGGGCATCCGACGCCGCCCGGCCCACGAGGTGAAGGACGGCAGCGACCTGGGGTCGCTGCCGGTGACGGTGGACGTGGCGGCGCTGCCGTCGCCGCTGGTGCACCAGGCGCTCGAGCGCGGTGCGTCGTGCGCCCGCACGTTGATCGCACGTGGGCTGGTGCACGCGGCGGTGCTGGTGTGTCAGGGCCGGCTGCGGCGGTGCGGCCCCCTGGATCACGCCGATGCGCCAGCGCCGAAACTGGTTCAGTCTTTGCTTAATGAACATTAA
- a CDS encoding 6-hydroxynicotinate reductase, which yields MTEHTKTDGLPGLEPPLQVLERSRPRHERMAANKIECNACPVLCQISEGKTGACDRYANANGALVRVDPVVLLRRTLGRDDARLVPFAPAGRPADEAMTDGAGSADEALADGEVFVTGIGSSTTYPDYKPAPFIVSTQVDGVDTVTVVTEGIFSYCSMKVKIDTDRFLGPEQANVRCRGEVVGHVSTAEYGSQMLSLGGVHHLTGGSKKEGRVTLEMMLALGNKGPVELTIDGGSQVVVQAGRAPIVNGVEEQRMRVGCGSATVGIFAKQLFGHVDEVVVVDDHITGVLSEHQAGRCLDMKASGIRMRGRKSTPGRYFQVANPGTGWGGTDLVEPLSVIEGWDPAVAWPGLRLLLTSTTGEHAAWYVLDADLVPVEAEMPAAVRAVVQRIGENCEPSLSTVLFLAGAGGSLRAGVTENPVLLTNAIKRAQVNVTLGGAPAYVWPGGGITVMTDVLRMAEGSFGTVPTPAIVAPIEFTLRLDDYRALGGHMDHVRTLEQALRSGAWHHDGAPTARRWAAPLAANPWPLGQGPVLG from the coding sequence GTGACCGAACACACCAAGACCGATGGACTGCCCGGGCTGGAGCCGCCACTGCAGGTGCTGGAGCGGTCGCGCCCGCGCCACGAGCGCATGGCCGCCAACAAGATCGAGTGCAACGCGTGCCCCGTGCTGTGCCAGATCAGCGAGGGCAAGACTGGTGCATGCGACCGCTACGCGAACGCGAATGGTGCGCTGGTGCGGGTCGACCCGGTGGTGCTGCTGCGGCGCACGCTGGGGCGCGACGACGCGCGGCTGGTGCCGTTCGCACCGGCGGGCCGGCCGGCGGACGAGGCGATGACCGACGGGGCCGGGTCGGCGGACGAGGCCTTGGCCGACGGCGAGGTGTTCGTCACCGGCATCGGCTCGTCGACCACCTACCCCGACTACAAGCCGGCACCGTTCATCGTCTCGACGCAGGTGGACGGGGTCGACACCGTCACCGTCGTCACCGAAGGCATCTTCAGCTACTGCAGCATGAAGGTGAAGATCGACACCGACCGCTTCCTCGGCCCGGAGCAGGCCAACGTGCGCTGCCGGGGCGAGGTGGTCGGCCACGTCAGCACGGCGGAATACGGCTCGCAGATGCTGTCGCTCGGCGGCGTGCACCACCTCACCGGCGGCAGCAAGAAGGAAGGCCGGGTCACGCTGGAGATGATGCTGGCGCTGGGCAACAAGGGCCCGGTGGAGCTGACCATCGACGGCGGCTCGCAGGTGGTGGTGCAGGCCGGCCGCGCGCCCATCGTCAACGGCGTCGAGGAGCAGCGCATGCGCGTGGGCTGCGGCTCGGCGACCGTCGGCATCTTCGCCAAGCAGCTGTTCGGCCATGTCGACGAGGTGGTGGTGGTCGACGACCACATCACCGGGGTGCTGAGCGAGCACCAGGCCGGTCGCTGCCTGGACATGAAGGCCTCCGGCATCCGCATGCGCGGCCGCAAGTCCACGCCTGGCCGCTACTTCCAGGTCGCCAACCCGGGCACCGGCTGGGGCGGCACCGACCTGGTCGAGCCGCTGTCGGTCATCGAGGGCTGGGACCCCGCCGTCGCCTGGCCGGGCCTGCGCCTGCTGCTGACGTCCACCACCGGCGAGCACGCCGCCTGGTACGTGCTGGACGCGGACCTGGTGCCGGTGGAAGCCGAGATGCCGGCCGCGGTGCGCGCGGTGGTGCAGCGCATCGGTGAGAACTGCGAGCCCTCGCTGTCGACCGTGCTGTTCCTCGCCGGCGCCGGCGGCAGCCTGCGCGCGGGCGTGACCGAGAACCCGGTGCTGCTGACCAACGCCATCAAGCGGGCGCAGGTCAACGTCACCCTCGGCGGCGCACCGGCCTACGTCTGGCCGGGCGGCGGCATCACGGTGATGACCGATGTGCTGCGCATGGCCGAGGGCAGCTTCGGCACCGTGCCCACGCCGGCCATCGTGGCACCGATCGAGTTCACGCTGCGCCTGGACGACTACCGCGCGCTCGGCGGCCACATGGACCATGTGCGCACGCTGGAACAGGCGCTGCGGTCGGGCGCCTGGCACCACGACGGCGCGCCGACCGCCCGCCGCTGGGCGGCGCCGCTGGCCGCGAACCCGTGGCCGCTGGGCCAGGGCCCGGTGCTGGGCTGA
- a CDS encoding ferredoxin--NADP reductase, producing the protein MSAFNEERVLSVHHWTDRLFSFTTTRDASLRFSNGHFTMIGLRVDGKPLLRAYSIVSANHEPHLEFLSIKVPDGPLTSRLQHVQPGDALIVGRKPTGTLLIDYLLPGRRLVLVGTGTGLAPFLSIVRDPETYERFERVVLVHGVREVKELAYHQLLTEDLPRDELLGELLAGKLIYYPTVTREAFRNTGRVTDLIASGRLFEDLRLPPLDPAMDRVMICGSPGMLRDLKGLLGERGFHEGSTTAPGDFVIERAFVES; encoded by the coding sequence ATGAGCGCCTTCAACGAAGAGCGGGTCCTCAGCGTCCACCACTGGACCGACCGCCTGTTCTCCTTCACCACCACGCGCGACGCTTCGCTGCGCTTCTCCAACGGCCACTTCACGATGATCGGCCTGCGGGTCGACGGCAAGCCGCTGCTCCGTGCGTACAGCATCGTCAGCGCCAACCATGAGCCGCACCTGGAGTTCCTCAGCATCAAGGTGCCGGACGGCCCGCTCACCTCGCGCCTGCAGCACGTCCAGCCGGGCGACGCGCTGATCGTCGGTCGCAAGCCCACCGGCACGCTGCTGATCGACTACCTGCTGCCCGGCCGCCGGCTGGTCCTGGTCGGGACGGGGACCGGCCTGGCGCCCTTCCTCAGCATCGTGCGCGACCCCGAGACCTACGAGCGCTTCGAGCGTGTGGTGCTGGTCCACGGCGTGCGCGAGGTGAAGGAACTGGCCTACCACCAGCTGCTGACGGAGGACCTGCCGCGCGACGAACTGCTGGGCGAACTGCTGGCCGGCAAGCTCATCTACTACCCCACGGTGACGCGCGAGGCCTTCCGCAACACCGGCCGCGTCACCGACCTCATCGCCAGCGGCCGGCTGTTCGAGGACCTTCGGCTGCCGCCGCTCGACCCGGCCATGGACCGGGTGATGATCTGCGGCAGCCCGGGCATGCTGCGCGACCTAAAGGGCCTGCTCGGCGAGCGCGGCTTTCACGAAGGCAGCACCACCGCGCCGGGCGACTTCGTCATCGAGCGGGCCTTCGTCGAGTCCTGA
- a CDS encoding TetR/AcrR family transcriptional regulator, with amino-acid sequence MRELAAQATRDSILKAAIKVFAKHGYDGGSVEKISKAAKSYDRMIYYYFGSKEGLFIAALEEIYRRFNEAESQLVLDDHPMQALTQVVHFIVRYYRESPEFVTLLNSENLYRGKHIGKSLRAREYSPPAIRILDQLLKRGIDEGLMRSDLSGRDLYLMVAALGYFYQSNRFTLSAFLGENLESPGAFAHWESFVVDTVLRTVSPVQELALAT; translated from the coding sequence GTGCGTGAACTGGCCGCGCAGGCCACCCGCGACAGCATCCTCAAGGCGGCGATCAAGGTGTTCGCCAAGCACGGCTACGACGGCGGCAGCGTCGAGAAGATCTCGAAGGCCGCCAAGTCGTACGACCGGATGATCTATTACTACTTCGGCAGCAAGGAGGGCCTGTTCATCGCGGCGCTGGAAGAGATCTACCGGCGCTTCAACGAGGCCGAGTCGCAGCTGGTGCTGGACGACCACCCGATGCAGGCGCTGACGCAGGTGGTGCATTTCATCGTCCGCTACTACCGCGAGAGCCCCGAGTTCGTCACGCTGCTCAACAGCGAGAACCTCTACCGCGGCAAGCACATCGGCAAGTCGCTGCGCGCGCGCGAATACTCGCCACCGGCCATCCGCATCCTCGACCAGCTGCTCAAGCGGGGCATCGACGAAGGCCTGATGCGCTCGGACCTGTCCGGCCGCGACCTCTACCTGATGGTGGCGGCGCTGGGCTACTTCTACCAGTCCAACCGTTTCACCCTCTCGGCCTTCCTGGGCGAGAACCTCGAGTCGCCGGGCGCCTTCGCCCATTGGGAGTCCTTCGTGGTCGACACCGTGCTGCGCACCGTGTCGCCGGTGCAGGAACTGGCGCTCGCCACCTGA
- a CDS encoding amidohydrolase family protein, which translates to MADAATAGPSGKVVIRNIGLLLSGDIDRPLLDADTVLVEDGLITAVGRGKALDTAGARTTIDARGTCLAPGLIDSHVHPVFGDWTPRQNQLGWIDSCMNGGVTTMISAGEVHLPGRPKDIVGLKALAITAQRAFDNFRPGGVKVHAGAPVIEKGMTEQDFKDLADGGVTLLGEIGLGSVKGGEEAQTMVAWARRHGIRSTIHTGGPSIPGSGLIDKDVVLAADADVIGHINGGHTSLPWKHVCELCEKSRRAIEIVHNGNEKIAIEAARAALDLKCPHRVILGTDGPAGSGVQPLGLVRLIALLSSLGGIPPELAFCFATGNTARIHGLNCGLVEPGRAADFVFMDRAQHTAGRTLLESVQLGDIPGIGMVMIDGLVRCGRSRNTPPATEVPVVMG; encoded by the coding sequence ATGGCAGACGCCGCCACCGCCGGGCCTTCGGGCAAGGTCGTCATCCGCAACATCGGCCTGCTGCTGTCCGGCGACATCGACCGGCCGCTGCTGGACGCCGACACCGTGCTCGTGGAGGACGGCCTGATCACCGCCGTCGGCCGCGGGAAGGCGCTGGACACCGCCGGGGCGCGCACCACCATCGACGCCCGCGGCACCTGCCTCGCGCCCGGCCTGATCGACAGCCACGTGCACCCGGTGTTCGGCGACTGGACCCCGCGGCAGAACCAGCTCGGCTGGATCGACTCCTGCATGAACGGCGGCGTCACGACCATGATCTCGGCGGGCGAGGTGCACCTGCCCGGCCGGCCGAAGGACATCGTCGGCCTCAAGGCGCTGGCCATCACCGCGCAGCGTGCCTTCGACAACTTCCGCCCCGGCGGCGTCAAGGTGCATGCCGGCGCGCCGGTCATCGAGAAGGGCATGACCGAGCAGGACTTCAAGGACCTGGCCGACGGCGGGGTGACGCTGCTCGGCGAGATCGGGCTTGGCTCGGTCAAGGGCGGCGAGGAAGCGCAGACCATGGTGGCCTGGGCGCGCCGGCACGGCATCCGCAGCACCATCCACACCGGCGGGCCCTCCATTCCCGGTTCCGGGCTGATCGACAAGGACGTCGTGCTGGCCGCCGATGCCGACGTCATCGGCCACATCAACGGCGGCCACACCAGCCTGCCCTGGAAGCACGTCTGCGAGCTGTGCGAGAAGTCCCGGCGCGCGATCGAGATCGTGCACAACGGCAACGAGAAGATCGCCATCGAGGCCGCCCGCGCGGCGCTCGACCTCAAGTGCCCGCACCGGGTGATCCTCGGCACCGACGGCCCGGCCGGCTCCGGCGTGCAGCCGCTGGGGCTGGTGCGGCTGATCGCGCTGCTGTCCAGCCTGGGCGGCATCCCGCCCGAGCTGGCGTTCTGCTTCGCCACCGGCAACACCGCGCGCATCCACGGCCTCAACTGCGGACTGGTCGAACCCGGCCGGGCGGCCGACTTCGTGTTCATGGACCGTGCGCAGCACACCGCCGGCCGCACCCTGCTGGAAAGCGTGCAGCTGGGCGACATCCCGGGCATCGGCATGGTGATGATCGACGGGCTGGTGCGCTGCGGCCGCAGCCGCAACACGCCACCGGCCACCGAGGTGCCGGTCGTGATGGGCTGA
- a CDS encoding LysR substrate-binding domain-containing protein, with amino-acid sequence MELRQLRYFIGVAEAGSLLKASARLHVAQPALGQQIAALEDEVGARLFERTSRGMALTDAGRTFLDHAKVVLADVERARAAVSASAGEPRGEVVIGLPTTAALAATVPIVRACRERLPQVRLKVIEGYSGFVREWLTAGRLDLAILYGDAPVATLALQPLVEERLALITAAAESHRPGPIALVDVARHPLVLPGREHGLRRIVDDACAAAGLTLDVVAEIDSLPNVKRVVEAGIGRTILPAGAVAEEVAAGRLTASTITDASMLRRVMLARSVARPASLAATAVAALTVDLIRGMVAAGAWPGRWIGD; translated from the coding sequence ATGGAACTGCGACAGCTGCGCTACTTCATCGGCGTCGCCGAGGCCGGCAGCCTGCTCAAGGCCTCGGCCCGGCTGCATGTCGCGCAGCCGGCGCTCGGCCAGCAGATCGCCGCGCTGGAGGACGAGGTGGGCGCGCGGCTGTTCGAGCGCACCTCGCGCGGCATGGCGCTCACCGATGCCGGCCGCACCTTCCTCGACCACGCGAAGGTGGTGCTGGCCGATGTGGAGCGGGCGCGCGCCGCGGTCAGCGCCTCGGCCGGCGAGCCGCGCGGCGAGGTGGTGATCGGCCTGCCGACCACCGCCGCCCTGGCCGCCACCGTGCCCATCGTGCGCGCCTGCCGCGAACGGCTGCCGCAGGTGCGGCTGAAGGTCATCGAGGGCTACAGTGGCTTCGTGCGCGAGTGGCTGACCGCGGGCCGGCTGGACCTGGCCATCCTCTATGGCGATGCGCCGGTCGCCACGCTGGCGCTGCAGCCGCTGGTGGAGGAGCGCCTGGCGCTGATCACCGCCGCGGCGGAGTCGCACCGGCCGGGCCCGATCGCGCTGGTGGACGTGGCGCGCCATCCGCTGGTGCTGCCGGGTCGCGAACACGGCCTGCGGCGCATCGTCGACGACGCCTGCGCGGCGGCCGGGCTGACGCTGGACGTGGTGGCCGAGATCGACTCGCTGCCCAACGTGAAGCGGGTGGTGGAGGCGGGCATCGGCCGCACCATCCTGCCGGCCGGGGCGGTGGCGGAGGAGGTGGCGGCCGGCCGGCTGACGGCGTCGACCATCACCGACGCCAGCATGCTGCGCCGGGTGATGCTGGCGCGCAGCGTGGCGCGGCCGGCCTCGCTGGCCGCGACCGCGGTGGCGGCGCTGACGGTCGACCTGATCCGCGGCATGGTGGCCGCGGGCGCCTGGCCCGGGCGCTGGATCGGCGACTGA
- a CDS encoding MaoC family dehydratase N-terminal domain-containing protein produces the protein MTLPLDAEPLRAWIGRTTVVDDVVTAPPWQALAATLDHDGAAGTAGALPPCWHWLYFLPLHRQSEVAADGHPRRGGFLPPVPLPRRMWAGGRLRFHAPLTLGQRLTRTSTLRDVQVKSGRSGPLVFVTVDHEVHADGRLAITEVHDIVYRDMPPPDAPPPAVAPAPAEAPWTRRVHPDPVLLFRYSALTFNGHRIHYDRPYATQVEHYPGLVVHGPLIATLLLDLLHRERPTARVTAFDFKAVQPLFDTAPFEVCGRQADAQSIHLWARGPDGRLAMQATATIA, from the coding sequence ATGACCCTCCCCCTGGACGCCGAGCCGCTGCGCGCCTGGATCGGCCGCACCACCGTGGTCGACGACGTGGTCACCGCGCCGCCGTGGCAGGCGCTGGCCGCCACGCTGGACCATGACGGCGCTGCCGGCACCGCGGGGGCGCTGCCGCCCTGCTGGCACTGGCTGTACTTCCTGCCGCTGCACCGGCAGTCGGAGGTCGCGGCCGACGGCCACCCGCGGCGCGGCGGCTTCCTGCCGCCGGTGCCGCTGCCGCGTCGCATGTGGGCCGGAGGGCGGCTGCGCTTCCACGCGCCGCTCACGCTCGGCCAGCGCTTGACGCGCACCTCCACGTTGCGCGACGTGCAGGTCAAGTCGGGCCGCAGCGGGCCGCTGGTGTTCGTCACCGTCGACCACGAGGTGCACGCCGACGGCCGCCTGGCGATCACCGAGGTGCACGACATCGTCTACCGCGACATGCCGCCGCCCGACGCGCCACCGCCCGCCGTCGCGCCGGCACCGGCCGAGGCGCCCTGGACCCGGCGCGTCCACCCGGACCCGGTGCTGCTGTTCCGCTACTCGGCCCTCACCTTCAACGGCCACCGCATCCACTACGACCGGCCGTATGCCACGCAGGTGGAGCACTACCCGGGGCTGGTGGTGCACGGCCCGCTCATCGCCACGCTGCTGCTCGACCTGCTGCACCGCGAGCGGCCGACCGCCCGGGTCACCGCGTTCGACTTCAAGGCCGTGCAGCCGCTGTTCGACACCGCGCCGTTCGAGGTCTGCGGCCGCCAGGCCGATGCCCAGTCCATCCACCTGTGGGCGCGGGGGCCGGACGGCCGCCTCGCCATGCAGGCCACCGCCACCATCGCCTGA